One Deltaproteobacteria bacterium DNA window includes the following coding sequences:
- the rmuC gene encoding DNA recombination protein RmuC, producing MSVEMLLLGLVGISLSLVVGYLLASNLKRSSAFRMENDYRNAQHALEEVLQKNGHLESNASNLTQQLQLTQIEVQRLTILAEAAKTARSESTTEMSSLNDKLMQEREMRHAAEKTNSTLQTQLDERNVTIEQLKTTAAELRDKCERERLQNEHQFNLNRDLSNRAMEFEVRAAESHNKYLSAEERLTEVRIEMDNLMSRHQALLAEQSELRTRLAERERQHSERLTMFEDQKRALSDQFRLLANDILDSKVRILHETNTANLGTLIGPFQHSMEQFKREVSDIHFRQTTQQGELRRELETLKEMNIRFTKEAQELSLAVNGQKKMHGHWGELVLDSVLERSGLVRDRDFKRFVTMHHESGLRVPDVVVNLPEHRQIIIDAKLSLTAYTRYVNTNSEGDRQLALKDHVSALKNRINELSSREYHKVDGVKSPDVVILFVPIESAFVEAVKADPDLFSESVQLNVLVATPTTLLTCLNIVKQIWRFEEHSRSTAQLVRRSELLFDKVREFLQYFHDIKKSLTRASEAYDHAEMQLTQGNANVISQLQDMKRLAPSIKQELPSYFTDTADPASQQLSDSMPNGSTPKKSRDAA from the coding sequence ATGAGTGTCGAAATGCTGCTACTAGGTTTGGTGGGCATTAGCTTGAGCCTTGTTGTCGGTTACCTACTTGCTAGTAACCTCAAACGCTCGAGCGCCTTCCGCATGGAAAATGACTACCGGAATGCGCAGCACGCCTTGGAAGAGGTACTGCAAAAAAACGGCCACCTGGAGAGCAACGCTAGCAACCTAACGCAACAGTTGCAGCTGACACAGATTGAGGTTCAGAGACTCACCATCCTGGCCGAGGCGGCGAAGACGGCACGATCCGAATCGACCACCGAAATGAGTAGCCTCAATGACAAACTCATGCAAGAGCGTGAGATGCGCCATGCCGCGGAGAAAACAAACAGCACCCTGCAGACGCAATTAGACGAACGAAACGTCACCATCGAACAATTAAAAACCACAGCAGCGGAACTCCGTGATAAATGCGAACGCGAGCGCTTACAAAACGAACACCAATTCAATCTGAACCGTGATTTGAGCAACCGCGCCATGGAATTCGAAGTGCGGGCTGCCGAGAGTCACAATAAGTACCTCAGTGCCGAAGAGCGTTTGACGGAAGTGCGTATCGAAATGGACAACCTTATGAGCCGCCATCAAGCACTGCTTGCCGAACAGTCGGAGCTCAGGACAAGGCTAGCAGAACGCGAGCGGCAACATTCCGAACGCCTGACCATGTTTGAAGACCAAAAACGCGCACTAAGCGACCAATTTAGATTACTGGCTAACGACATTCTTGACAGCAAGGTCAGGATCCTCCACGAGACGAACACCGCTAACCTCGGCACGCTCATCGGCCCGTTCCAACATTCGATGGAACAGTTTAAGCGCGAGGTCAGTGACATCCACTTTCGCCAGACCACGCAGCAGGGTGAACTTAGGCGTGAACTCGAGACACTGAAAGAGATGAACATAAGGTTTACCAAAGAGGCTCAGGAGCTGAGCCTTGCCGTCAACGGTCAGAAAAAGATGCACGGCCACTGGGGCGAGTTAGTACTCGACAGTGTCTTGGAGCGATCTGGTCTAGTTCGCGACCGTGACTTCAAACGTTTTGTGACTATGCATCACGAGAGTGGCCTCCGCGTACCCGATGTGGTGGTTAATCTTCCCGAACACCGCCAAATCATCATTGATGCAAAATTATCCCTAACTGCCTACACGCGCTATGTAAACACTAATTCTGAGGGCGACAGGCAACTAGCACTCAAGGATCATGTCAGTGCGCTTAAAAATCGTATCAATGAGCTCTCTAGCCGTGAATACCATAAGGTAGACGGCGTCAAATCACCGGACGTGGTTATTTTATTTGTACCCATTGAATCGGCATTTGTTGAGGCTGTGAAGGCAGATCCAGATCTATTTAGTGAGTCGGTGCAGCTGAACGTGTTGGTAGCCACTCCAACCACCTTACTCACCTGCCTCAACATAGTAAAACAAATCTGGCGCTTCGAAGAACACAGTCGTAGCACAGCTCAGCTAGTGCGGAGATCAGAGCTCTTATTTGATAAAGTGCGCGAATTTCTGCAGTACTTCCACGACATCAAAAAGTCCCTCACCAGGGCGTCTGAGGCCTATGATCACGCCGAAATGCAGCTTACCCAAGGTAATGCCAACGTCATCAGCCAACTCCAAGACATGAAACGACTAGCTCCTTCTATCAAGCAGGAGCTGCCATCCTATTTTACGGATACAGCTGACCCAGCGTCGCAACAGTTGAGCGACTCCATGCCTAACGGCAGTACGCCGAAAAAATCCAGAGATGCGGCTTAA
- the asnB gene encoding asparagine synthase (glutamine-hydrolyzing): MCGIVGISKLNGERASVDDIKAMSSVLVHRGPDEAGYALVNGGATGFGHLRLSIIDLVSGQQPLYNDDHSLCLVFNGEIYDYKAIRQSLEKQGHKFRTTSDSEVLLKLYEVHGLDFLEHINGEFAFLIWDQRRRRLVAARDRAGVKPLFYYKTSSEVIFASEAKAILALPRVESSLSTKYLTGPLFGVLPADNSQFTGINCLPPGNLMLIEHGVAGEPMPYWQFDCDIDRSLSQEDAEREVLRLLRKAVERRMVADVDVGVYLSGGLDSTVVCALMAEHGQKVRAFNIGFGGSVYDESSLSRRIAEHYGARFDSLNCSMDAMSENYLATIYHTELALANPSAIAKQMLSRSVREAGVKVCLTGEGADEGFGGYPYFKLEALWGMLMSELPAERRRARKLLKQFEATEYRSRGVLWDSDMPYKRAPWVLGYPSYHQIRAYYSRRYVPLIFNQDRLKLNGSDSPDKIFEHHFANDRVRSLHPFNASRVISMAQLSGYIIPTLGDRVEMAHSVECRTPFLDRDLLNFIARVPPEYFIDIDKLREKRLLRAAVDHLLPDFVRQEHKHPFFSNNWHAFSKTSRGSEIFSDLIGAKNINQTGMFNAGFIKSMMAMWRVAPQSSKFFKRVDIFFGFILGCQALHQQFIANRPVANRNFRMIDRTARAGAETMRPTARGGRNKDRGEPMLEVASVVSIESKLDV, encoded by the coding sequence ATGTGTGGGATTGTTGGTATCTCCAAATTAAATGGCGAGCGAGCCAGTGTAGACGACATTAAGGCTATGTCTTCGGTGCTGGTGCATCGTGGGCCCGACGAGGCGGGGTATGCCCTCGTCAACGGAGGAGCAACAGGATTTGGGCATCTGCGTCTCAGCATCATCGATCTGGTAAGCGGCCAGCAACCTCTTTACAACGACGACCATTCGCTGTGTCTCGTCTTTAATGGCGAGATTTACGACTATAAGGCTATTCGCCAATCTTTGGAAAAGCAGGGACATAAGTTTCGTACCACCAGCGACTCTGAGGTGCTGCTGAAGCTCTACGAGGTGCATGGCCTCGATTTTCTTGAGCATATTAACGGCGAGTTCGCCTTTCTGATTTGGGATCAGCGGCGCCGTCGCCTCGTGGCAGCGCGAGATCGTGCCGGTGTTAAACCTCTTTTTTACTACAAAACGTCTAGCGAAGTTATATTTGCATCCGAGGCCAAGGCCATTTTGGCGCTCCCCCGCGTTGAGAGCAGTCTCTCGACTAAATATCTGACGGGCCCGCTCTTTGGTGTGTTGCCGGCTGATAATTCCCAGTTTACTGGGATTAACTGCCTGCCACCAGGTAACTTGATGCTGATTGAGCATGGTGTCGCTGGGGAGCCCATGCCTTACTGGCAGTTCGATTGTGATATCGATCGCAGCCTCAGCCAGGAAGATGCCGAGAGAGAAGTGCTGCGCCTACTCCGCAAGGCTGTTGAACGCCGTATGGTGGCAGACGTTGACGTAGGTGTCTATCTTTCCGGTGGACTCGACTCGACGGTTGTTTGCGCCTTGATGGCCGAGCATGGACAGAAAGTCCGGGCTTTCAACATCGGCTTCGGTGGCAGTGTTTACGATGAGTCATCACTTTCTCGTCGTATCGCGGAGCATTACGGTGCGCGGTTTGATTCCCTCAACTGCAGTATGGACGCGATGAGTGAGAATTATCTCGCGACTATCTATCACACGGAGCTTGCGCTAGCTAACCCGAGTGCCATAGCCAAGCAAATGCTCTCCCGCAGTGTGCGGGAAGCAGGTGTGAAGGTGTGTTTGACGGGGGAGGGCGCTGACGAAGGATTTGGGGGGTACCCTTACTTCAAACTGGAGGCGCTCTGGGGCATGCTCATGTCGGAGCTACCTGCTGAACGTCGCCGCGCCAGAAAGTTGCTCAAACAGTTTGAGGCCACTGAATATCGGTCCCGTGGTGTACTGTGGGACAGTGATATGCCCTACAAGCGGGCACCATGGGTTCTAGGTTATCCAAGTTATCACCAAATTCGAGCTTACTATAGCCGCCGCTATGTGCCTCTGATTTTCAATCAAGATCGACTCAAACTTAACGGTAGCGACAGTCCGGACAAGATATTTGAACACCATTTTGCGAACGATCGCGTGCGGTCGCTGCATCCATTCAACGCGAGCAGAGTGATTTCCATGGCTCAGCTCTCCGGATATATCATCCCCACTTTGGGTGACCGAGTTGAGATGGCTCATTCCGTCGAATGCCGGACGCCCTTTCTGGATCGTGATTTGCTCAATTTTATCGCTCGCGTCCCGCCGGAATACTTTATCGATATCGATAAACTCAGGGAAAAAAGACTATTGCGAGCGGCCGTGGATCATTTGCTTCCGGATTTTGTCCGCCAGGAACATAAACATCCGTTCTTTTCTAACAACTGGCACGCATTCAGTAAAACATCTCGTGGCAGCGAGATTTTCAGTGATTTGATTGGCGCTAAGAACATCAACCAAACGGGCATGTTCAATGCTGGATTTATAAAATCAATGATGGCCATGTGGCGCGTCGCGCCCCAGTCGTCTAAATTCTTTAAGCGCGTTGACATATTTTTCGGATTTATTTTGGGATGTCAGGCGCTGCATCAGCAGTTTATCGCCAATCGACCCGTGGCTAATCGCAACTTCCGGATGATCGACCGTACGGCAAGGGCCGGTGCGGAGACGATGCGACCCACCGCCCGAGGGGGGCGTAACAAAGACCGTGGCGAGCCCATGCTGGAAGTGGCGTCCGTAGTTAGCATTGAATCAAAACTGGACGTCTGA